GAAGAATCGTTGCCTCACTTGTCTTCAACAGAAAATTTGAGTGATTGAGAATGCTTCTCCTCTACTGATTATTTTTTTGGTAAACGAAAAGCTTTATTAATCACAAACAACCTCAAAACACAGTTGTATCCGTACACTCCTCTTAGGCCAGATCTTAATCTATTCTATACTCTATCTATTGTGTTACTTCCACAGTATATAAGCTATGTATCCATTCTCTTCCCTGTCTATTCATTCCTCTTTCTATATGGTTATATACTTTAATCTAACATTCCTTCTGAATCTATTCTCGTATGATCCTTGGATTTGGAACTTTTTGACTCCAATGTGCATCATTCTGTGCTTTCCATATATTGTATACCAAAGCTGTCAATACTGCTAGCACAAATTCTCGACAGTTCTTTCCCTTAATCTTCCTTGTCGTTCTTCTCTATAGTCCTTGGAGTATTGTATTTTGAATTCTCAAAAGCCATTGCAATATTAGCTTCAAGCATTCTTGTGAGTAAGAGCACTGGAAAAATAGATGCTCCACTGTCTCCTCATGTTCATTGCATATTGCACAGTTACTATTTTGGCACACCCCCATTTTCAATAGCCTTGCTCTAGTGAGGATCCTGTTATGCCCCACCAGCCAACAAATAAAACTTTGTTTTGGGATATTCATCTTATTCCATACCTACCGTTCCCACTGCCAGTTGTCTTGCTCTCCCCTTCTCCATTTGTACCCGCTCTGGATAGAGTACCTCCCATTCTGTGCAAGCCACCCATTCCCTATATATCCATCTTTGAACCTCTCCTTGATCGAGCAAATTCTCTTCCAGTACCATGAACAGTCGATTGGTGGTTTGTATTGCCACCAATCTGCACtctttatgtatatgtgtttgACCCATTTAACCAATAAATTGTCTACCTTTTGTGTTATATTCCATATGTGTTTTGCCACTGCTGCCTCCACTATAGACAATCCAGCACCCCTAAAACCCCTTCCTTTTTAGTCCTGCATACCAATTCCAAAGCAATCAGAGGAGTTTTGTCTGTTGTCACCTTTCCATCCCACAGAAAGTTCCTACATATTGCTATGATCTTCTTCATCACCAAGCTAGGTAGGATAAATATTGAAGCCCAGTAAGAGTGAACATGTAATAGCACATAATTAATCAACTACACTTTTCCCGCATATGAGAGATGTATTGACCTCCGTGTGGTCACCCTTGTTACCATCTTGTCCACTAACATTTCACAATCTAGTGCAGATAGTTTCCTTGCAGTGATTGGAACCCTAAGATACCTGAATGGAAGAGTGCCTTTCTTGTATCCAGTGACCTTACAAAGATCTGCTAAGTGCTGGCCTTCCATATTAGTTGAAAAAATATTCGATTTCCCTGCATTTGTACTCAGTCCAGAAGCATTTGTAAATGTTTGTAATCCCCTAAGCAACAATAGTACTGACTGGTAAGTTCCTTTGCAGAAATGTAGCATATTATCTGCAAAGCACAGGTGGTTGAGCTTTATTCCTTTGCACTTTGTGTGATATTCAAAGCCTGTCATTTGTGCCACCTGGTTGAGGATTCTTGTAAAATATTTCATGCATATGACGAATAGCAAGGGGGATATTGGGTCTCCTTCACTGAGTCCTATCTTCCCTTGAATTTTTCCATACAACCCTCCATTTAGAGCTATGCTATACTGTGTAGTAGTAAGACACTCCTCTATCCATTTGATAAATCTGTGGGGAAATTTCAGAGCAAGAAGCATCTCAACTACAAATTCCCACTCTACTGAGTCGTACGACTTCTTTAGATCAATTTTTATAAGGCAGCTCTTAGTGGTCTATTTCTACTTGTATAATCTTACCAAGTTTTGACAGATCAGAATATTTTGCACAATGGATCTGCCTGACACAAACACACTTTGATTGTTTGAGATCACTGTTGGTAGTACTGGCTTGAGTCTTGTGCACATCAATTGGAAATCACCTTGTACACTGTGTTACAACAAAAGATGGGCCTGTATTCTTCCACTTTAGTTGCATGGTTTCTTTTAGGAATCAAAGTAATCACTGTGTTGTTCATTATACGTAGCAATTTTGCACTCTTGAATAATTCTAGTACTGCTCCTACCAGATCTTGCCCCACAGTGTTCCAGCTATCCCCCACAGAGCTGCCTTCACTTCTTGTTCTGTGACTTGTGCTATCAAACTTGTCCTCTGTTCCTCTATTAGTATAGGTCCTATTCTAACTAAGTCACTACAAACATGAGCTCTGTCTTCCTTTTTCGTGCCCAGCAGTCCC
Above is a genomic segment from Lycium barbarum isolate Lr01 chromosome 12, ASM1917538v2, whole genome shotgun sequence containing:
- the LOC132624101 gene encoding uncharacterized protein LOC132624101, which gives rise to MCSSATDFKDRVEAGLRTTKRGTKMFEPVGKMNNLKSTLKQLNKEKFTEVEKRADQAMEFLFIKWIEECLTTTQYSIALNGGLYGKIQGKIGLSEGDPISPLLFVICMKYFTRILNQVAQMTGFEYHTKCKGIKLNHLCFADNMLHFCKGTYQSVLLLLRGLQTFTNASGLSTNAGKSNIFSTNMEGQHLADLCKVTGYKKGTLPFRYLRVPITARKLSALDCEMLVDKMVTRVTTRSLVMKKIIAICRNFLWDGKVTTDKTPLIALELSADWWQYKPPIDCSWYWKRICSIKERFKDGYIGNGWLAQNGRYSIQSGYKWRRGEQDNWQWERMLEANIAMAFENSKYNTPRTIEKNDKED